The genomic segment GACTGCAGTATTTTTAGACAAGATCGTAATGCCGCGTTCTCTTTCCAAATCATTTGAATCCATTATTCTGTCGACCACTTTTTCATTTTCACGAAATATACCGGATTGACGAAGAAGCCCATCAACCAGGGTTGTTTTTCCATGATCAACATGAGCAATAATTGCTATATTTCTTATTGAATTTTCAGTTTGTGCAATCAGTTTTATTCACCTTTTCTTTATAATCAGATCATCTTCCTAGTTTAGTTCAGATAACAATTAAACCACTATTCCCAGGGAAAAGCAATAAACTAACCTGCCCAGTGTCAATAATAATAGACGATAATATTTATTCAGTTTATACTGAAATAAGCAGTACAAGATGATGCATGATCACCAATACGTTATAGATTTTAGCTATCCGTGAGAATCATTGTCTGCTGAATTTCAATAATTTATTTTATGCATGCCCCGGGGGATAAATAATGAAACTAAGTTATTTAAATTTATTAAAAATACCGGACCTGACTAGAGCAGAAAAAATCTTATGCATCCAACCTCATCCTGATGACATGGAAATCGGAGCCGGAGCCTCGATTGCCCGACTGAGCAAGAAGTGTATTACCATTACCTGTGTCACAGTAACTGATGGTTCCGCAGGCACCTATGATCATGGCATAAACCAGAAAGAATTAATCGAGACAAGAAAGAAGGAAACAATTGAAGCATCCTGTTACCTGGGCGTAAATGAGCATCTTTGGCTAAATTTTCCTGACGGAGGTAATCTTCCTTACGAAAAAGTCCGTTCCGAAATTACGCGAATAATAAGGACCATTAAACCAAAAGCTCTTCTTGTCTGTGACCCCTGGCTTTCTTATGAGGCACATTCAGACCATATCCGGACAGGCATGGCTGCCGCGGAAGCTTTTCTGCTATCCGGGCTTCCATATTTTTGCCCTTCAGACTTACATGACGGTATTGAACCCTATGCTGCTGAAATGATCGCCTTTTATTATACTGCTTATCCAAATACCTTTATAGATGTCTCGGACACATGGGCGCAGAAGTTAAAAGCTCTCAGCTGCCATAAGAGCCAGTTCAGGGATGACCAGCTTGAAATGTTTAAAGAACTCTTAACGATGAAAGCTCGTGAAATCGGAAAGGAAGAAGGATATAAATATGCTGAGTCATTCAAAGTTCTTTCTTCCACCCATATGCATATATTAGAACAAGCCTGGCAGTACTAAAATAAATAATTAATTCACTGAAGGATTTATCAGCGCCTTTTTTCTTGGATTTAATAAACTTCTGCTGCTCTGCTTAACAGAAAATAACCATTTGACTCCATGGTTGACTTCATGACCCTTTATTGGTATAATTCATACTGTCCCCATAGGAAATGAGGGTTTTACAGTGAAGCTAACCACAAAATTCCGTTACGGCACCAGGGCGATTCTCGATCTGGCCATCCACTCAACCGCAAGACCGGTGAGTGTTAAGGATATTGCTAAACGCCAGGACATATCACCAAAATACCTTGAAAACCTGTTTTCCATACTTCAGACATCAGGGATGATTCACTCTGTCAGAGGAGCCCAGGGAGGGTATCAACTGATTATAAACCCTGCAGAAATAACCTTAAAAAACCTCTACGAATTATTCGAAGGAGCAGGCTGCCTGGTTGATTGTACGAATAATCCTTCTTCATGTAGGCGATCGGAAATTTGTGTAACCCAGGAGATATGGTCTGAACTTTATGAACAATGTAGCAGCTTTCTTGATTCAGTAACAATAAAAGATTTAATGGAACGAGCTTATGTTAAAGAATCTGTGCCAAATATATATCACATATGAAAAAGGAGAAATAAGAAATGGCAAAGATCTACGATGATATTACAAAAACCGTGGGAAACACCCCATTGGTAAAACTTAATACTATTACAAAGGGATTGGATGCAACGATCATAGCAAAACTTGAATCACACAACCCGCTGGGTAGTGTTAAGGATCGGATTGCCCTAAGTATGATTAATGAAGCGGAAAAGAGAGGCAAGATAAGCCCTGAAACAATTATTGTTGAACCAACCAGTGGTAATACAGGCATCGGACTGGCTTTTATCTGCGCTGCCAGAGGTTACCGCTTGATTCTCACAATGCCAGACACAATGTCAATTGAACGCCGTCAGCTTCTTCAGGCACTGGGAGCAGAATTAATTCTTACTCCAGGAGCAGAAGGCATGCCGGGAGCTATAAAAAAAGCCGAAGAACTGGTCAGCCAGGGAACACAGTATTATATGCCTCAACAATTTAACAATCCAGCCAATCCAGCAATTCACCGTGATACAACAGCAATTGAAATCTGGAATGATACAGACGGCAAGGCAGACATACTGGTAGCAGGAGTTGGTACCGGAGGGACCATTACCGGAGTGTCCCAGGTTATAAAACAAAAAAACCCTTCATTCAAAGCAGTCGCGGTTGAACCAGCCCGATCACCGGTACTTTCGGGAGGTAATAAAGGTCCGCATAAAATTCAGGGCATCGGCGCAGGATTCATACCAAAAGTGCTGGATCTATCACTGGTCGATGAAATAATTCAGGTCGAAGATGATGATGCCGCCAATACAGCCCGCCGACTGGCTAAGGAAGAAGGAATATTTGTCGGTATTTCTTCAGGCGCTGCTGTATATGCTGCCCTACAGATTGCCGCCAGGCCGGAAAACAGTGGAAAATTAATCATTACCATTTTAGCAAGCACCGGTGAAAGATATTTGAGCAGCGGTTTATTTAATCCTGTAGAGTAATCCCGGAAAGGATGAAAGAGATGAAGGAAATATATTTTGACAATGCCGCAACTACTGCAGCCCGTCCCGAAGTTGCCGAAATCCTACAGCGTTATCTACTGGATATTTACGGCAACCCTTCAAGCCTGCATTCTACAGGTCAAAAAGCCAAACGTTCGCTGGAAACAGCTCGCAAGACAGTAGCAGATATTATCGAGGCTGAGCCGGGGGAAATTTTCTTCACCAGTGGAGGTACCGAAAGTAATAATATTGCCATTAAAGGAACAGCTTATGCCAACCTGGAAAAGGGCAATCATATTATTACCTCCTCAATTGAGCATCATGCAGTTATTAACGTTTACGAAGAACTGGAAAAACAGGGGTTTGATATAACTGTTCTTCCCGTTGATCATAACGGCATAATTGATCTGGAAATCCTTGCAAATAGCCTGCGCCGAAATACAACTTTAATTAGTATTATGCTCGTAAATAACGAAATCGGAACTATACAACCCCTGGCAAAAGTAACCGAATTGGCAAAAGATAGAGGAATTATCGTTCATACTGATGCAGTCCAGGCTGTGGGCAAGATACCGGTCAGCGTTAATAAACTTGGTGTGGACCTATTATCAATGACTGCACATAAGATTCACGGACCAAAAGGTATTGGAGCCCTTTATAAGCGCGACGGATTAAAGATTAAACCGCTCTTTGAAGGGGGGCATCAGGAAAAAATATTACGCCCCGGCACAGAAAATATTCCAGGAATTGTTGCTCTCTCTGCCGCCCTCCAGTTGGCAGCTGATGAAATTGAATCTGAAAATAAAAGACTGGCCACCCTTCGTGACAAGCTTGAAGAAGGTATTCGTAATCGTGTAAACGATATAAAGATTAACGGCCACCCTGATTTACGTGTGCCAAATATATCTAATATCAGTTTTAAGTTCATTGAAGGAGAAGCCCTCCTGT from the Bacillota bacterium genome contains:
- a CDS encoding PIG-L deacetylase family protein gives rise to the protein MKLSYLNLLKIPDLTRAEKILCIQPHPDDMEIGAGASIARLSKKCITITCVTVTDGSAGTYDHGINQKELIETRKKETIEASCYLGVNEHLWLNFPDGGNLPYEKVRSEITRIIRTIKPKALLVCDPWLSYEAHSDHIRTGMAAAEAFLLSGLPYFCPSDLHDGIEPYAAEMIAFYYTAYPNTFIDVSDTWAQKLKALSCHKSQFRDDQLEMFKELLTMKAREIGKEEGYKYAESFKVLSSTHMHILEQAWQY
- a CDS encoding Rrf2 family transcriptional regulator; the protein is MKLTTKFRYGTRAILDLAIHSTARPVSVKDIAKRQDISPKYLENLFSILQTSGMIHSVRGAQGGYQLIINPAEITLKNLYELFEGAGCLVDCTNNPSSCRRSEICVTQEIWSELYEQCSSFLDSVTIKDLMERAYVKESVPNIYHI
- the cysK gene encoding cysteine synthase A codes for the protein MAKIYDDITKTVGNTPLVKLNTITKGLDATIIAKLESHNPLGSVKDRIALSMINEAEKRGKISPETIIVEPTSGNTGIGLAFICAARGYRLILTMPDTMSIERRQLLQALGAELILTPGAEGMPGAIKKAEELVSQGTQYYMPQQFNNPANPAIHRDTTAIEIWNDTDGKADILVAGVGTGGTITGVSQVIKQKNPSFKAVAVEPARSPVLSGGNKGPHKIQGIGAGFIPKVLDLSLVDEIIQVEDDDAANTARRLAKEEGIFVGISSGAAVYAALQIAARPENSGKLIITILASTGERYLSSGLFNPVE
- a CDS encoding cysteine desulfurase family protein, which codes for MKEIYFDNAATTAARPEVAEILQRYLLDIYGNPSSLHSTGQKAKRSLETARKTVADIIEAEPGEIFFTSGGTESNNIAIKGTAYANLEKGNHIITSSIEHHAVINVYEELEKQGFDITVLPVDHNGIIDLEILANSLRRNTTLISIMLVNNEIGTIQPLAKVTELAKDRGIIVHTDAVQAVGKIPVSVNKLGVDLLSMTAHKIHGPKGIGALYKRDGLKIKPLFEGGHQEKILRPGTENIPGIVALSAALQLAADEIESENKRLATLRDKLEEGIRNRVNDIKINGHPDLRVPNISNISFKFIEGEALLLSLDIRGIAVSTASACSAGATEPSHVLKAIGLDPLLAQGSIRFSLGHFNTADEVNHVIDAVEETVNKLRELSPIRKT